Below is a genomic region from Trichoderma asperellum chromosome 2, complete sequence.
GAATGGTGTCTGGGTTGGAATCCACCAAGACCCCAAGCATCTGGTAAACCAAGTTTTGGACACTCGTCGTAAATCCTATCTGCAGTACGAAGTCTCTCTGATCAGAGATATTCGTGACCAAGAATTCAAAATCTTCTCTGACGCCGGTCGTGTTATGCGTCCTGTCTTTACTGTACAGCAAGAGGATGACCCGGAAACGGGCATCAACAAGGGCCACCTGGTTTTAACCAAGGATCTTGTCAATAGACTGGCCAAAGAGCAGGCTGAGCCTCCGGAAGATCCAAGCATGAAGCTTGGATGGGAAGGGTTAATTCGGGCTGGTGCGGTGGAATATCTCGatgctgaggaagaagaaacggcTATGATTTGCATGACACCGGAGGATCTTGAGCTTTACCGTCTTCAGAAGGCTGGCATTGCCACAGATGAAGACATGGGAGACGATCCAAACAAGCGTCTCAAGACCAAGACAAATCCGACAACTCACATGTACACGCATTGCGAGATTCACCCGAGTATGATCTTAGGTATCTGTGCTAGTATCATTCCTTTCCCCGATCACAACCAGGTATGTCAACCCGAGAAGCTAttctctgtttctcttccctGTTTATGGCCTGTTCAAATAACTAACTGACCCTATACAGTCCCCCCGTAACACCTACCAATCTGCCATGGGTAAACAAGCcatgggcttcttcttgaccaACTATTCTCGGCGTATGGACACCATGGCCAATATCCTCTACTACCCTCAGAAACCGCTGGGCACCACTCGGTCTATGGAGTTCTTGAAATTCCGTGAGCTGCCAGCCGGACAAAACGCCATTGTAGCAATTGCTTGTTACTCTGGTTATAACCAAGAAGATTCCGTCATTATGAACCAGAGTAGTATTGACAGAGGTCTCTTCCGAAGTCTTTTCTTCCGATCATATTCAGATCAGGAGAAAAAGGTTGGCTTGAACTACACGGAAGTGTTTGAGAAGCCATTCCACCAAAACACCCTTCGTATGAAGCACGGCACATATGATAagctggatgaagatggtatCGTTGCTCCTGGTGTCCGAGTGTCAGGTGAGGATATCATCATTGGCAAGACGGCGCCAATCGACCCCGAGACCCAGGATCTTGGAACCAGGACGACCATGCACCAGAGACGCGATATCTCAACGCCTCTGCGAAGTACCGAGAACGGTATCGTTGACCAGGTCATCGTCACGGTGAACGCGGACAATGTTAAGTATGTCAAGGTCCGTGTTCGAACGACCAAGATTCCCCAGATTGGAGACAAGTTTGCTTCTCGTCACGGTCAGAAGGGCACTATTGGTGTTACTTACCGACAGGAGGATATGCCTTTCACAAGAGAAGGTCTCACTCCAGATATCATTATCAACCCCCACGCCATTCCGTCTCGTATGACAATTGCTCACTTGATTGAGTGTCTCCTCAGTAAGGTCTCTACGTTGGAAGGTATGGAGGGTGATGCTACTCCCTTCACGGATGTCACGGTCGACTCAGTCTCTGAGCTCTTGCGAAAGCACGGTTACCAGTCTCGAGGTTTCGAGATTATGTACAACGGCCATACTGGCCGCAAGCTAAGAGCACAAGTGTTCTTTGGACCAACATACTACCAGCGACTCCGTCACATGGTGGATGACAAGATCCATGCCAGAGCTCGCGGTCCTGTGCAGATCATGACAAGACAGCCGGTGGAGGGTCGTGCTCGAGATGGTGGTCTCCGATTCGGAGAAATGGAACGTGATTGTATGATTGCACACGGTGCGGCGTCCTTCCTCAAGGAGCGATTGTTTGAGGTGTCGGACGCCTTCAGAGTTCACATTTGCGAGATTTGTGGACTCATGACACCCATTGCGTACGTATTCCTCATTCATATTTGTCACCAATTTAATTACAGTCTCACTAActttttatagtaacttATCCAAACAATCGTTCGAGTGCCGGCCATGCAAGAACAAGACTAAGATTGCACAGATTCACATTCCTTATGCTGCCAAGCTCTTGTTCCAAGAGCTCCAGTCTATGAACATTGCAGCTAGAATGTATACAAACCGATCTGGTGCATCTATCCGATAGTTTGGAGACGGGGCGTGGGTTATAAATGCCACATAATATGATTGCCGCAaggtttataaaagtttCATTTTCGTGCATCTTTTGGAGACAGGTAGAAAGTGGAAATTGCTCCGAGGACAGAATGGATATGGGGAGCCTCACTCCCATTGCTACGCCAGCGACATGGATGCTGAGCGGAGAGTATGATTTGTACATGTAGATAAGAATAATAcaataaagaaacaaaaagtaAAACGAACATGAATCTCTAAAGCTCGCTTATCGTGATACATGGCATGAATAACTGTTTGGAGAAAAATGCTGGCGCTACTTCGGCGGGGCAGAGTTGCTGCTCAGAGGCTCTAGTGAGTTGTGAACATTCTGTTCGCGCTTGTACTCTGCCTCCAATTGACGCTGCATATCAAAGTCCAATTCGCGCTCTCTCTTGATTCGCTGTCGCTCCATGTCGCGGACAACGCCCTGATGCATAACCTTTATATGCAGTTGCTGGTTAGCAGGAAACAACGAGAGGGCAGATGTCGATGAAGGTTAAGGCGAGCAGATAGACAAAGCACAACTTACATCTTTCTCCTGTCTTTGTCTGAAGTGGACCCATGCAATCATTCCACAGGTAAAGGTGCACGTTGTGGCGAGGGCAACTCTAGAGGCTTGAGACATGGCGAGTGTGGTTTGCAAtgagatttttttctctctcttctctgatGGGGAATTGCTTTGCGTGCAAGGCTCCGGTGGAGATACAAGGAGAGCGACTCAATGGCCTGGTGTGGTTCGTATAAGAGGCTATCCAAAGATGGGAGATGAGCGAGTGTGTGGATGTTTAAAGCGTGTTGGCGAATTAAACGGCGCGAATATATGGACGAAGTTTTAGACGATATTGCCAGTGAAGCTTATCTGTTGTGTGGGTGGCCTAGGCGGTCGATTTAGGTAGCATTGCAGAAGGAGCCAAGTACCGTTGGCGGGATTGTTTAACAGCTTCGCTTAGAAAAGTGCGGCTACACAGTTAGCCTCGCCGGAGCGAGGTACTTTAGGAATGCACTTCTGACGCCGAGCCACGCCGAAAGCTGTGACGACAACCGGCATTACCTAAGGCGGCATCCCATCTCATCTAGCCTTCACATTAAGCTGGAAGCTGCATCACTGCATACTGCGAACTTGACAACTCTGCGCCATTCCAACTCCTTGAACCGATTTCTactccctttttcttcttcccattgtcttctcttttctttgtattTGAGCGAGTCTTTTGCATCTACACCGGCAATTAATCATGGTGAGTGCGCGCGCATTGCTGCCGTGCAGAGGGGGAGGTGAATGAATAGCTTCAGGAAGCTGACGTTTTGAAACCAGTCTGCCCAGAACTCGGCGGGTATCCAGACCCTCCTCGATGTACGTATTGACGAATGCGCGCATGATTTCTACCACTGTCTCAATAGGATCGATACGACTTTAAGGAAGATGCTGGGCGATGACGGTTCATGGTACTGATGCTATGTTGGTAggctgagagagaggcatCCAAGATTGTACAGAAGGGTACGCTGGCACCGCCCTAGTAGGGCTgcattcttctctcttggaCTGTGACTGACTTCTCCTTGTGTGCATATAGCTCGAGAATGTGAGTGATATCCATACACCGCACCGCACCGCACCCGCAATTCTCGATCGAACTTTCTATGTCTGCTGGAATGGAATGCGAGAATACACGAATCCAAAGCTACAACGATAAATCTGACCTGTAAACGACGTACATAGTCCGAACCAAGCGCGTCAAGGAGGCTCGTGacgaggcaaagaaggaaatCGCCGACTACAAGGCCAGCAAGGAAGACGAATTCAAGAAGTTTGAAGCCGAGGTACGAACATGGAACCTCCTATCCCCCCTCCGAGCAAGACACaatgaggaagaaaaaaaaagttcttgGCCTAACGTATTTCCCGACTACAGCACAGCAAGGGCAACGAGGCTGCCGAGCAGGAGGCGAACAaggaggccgagaagcaGATTGCCGTGATTAAGGAGGCCGGCAAGAAGAACCAGGAGACCGTTGTGAAGAACCTGCTGCAGGCTGTGTTTGATGTTAAGCCTGTGGCTGCGTGAATTTAATTACGCTGAAGTGgatttgttgttgttgcgaGGTGTGAAGTGTATATTGAAGTAGAGGATAATATGGGATTGACCTTTTATACTAGCGGCTGGGAGAGAGGGATGGTGGAAACGCTCGTACTCTACCGGTACTGATGCTATGCTCGATCAAGTTTGCAcattaacttatatttaaaactacaTTTTTGCTCATTATAACTTGCGCTTCTCTGCTGGTTTCAATTAGTTGAGAAAATCTATCAGGGTGCTCAGCATCTCGCCCATATCCTTGCTGTCTTCCTCTGTGGTATCCAGCTCGCTCAATTGCTCTTTAAGCGTCTTCTGTATCGATTTAAAGTCATCGTCCGTCTCCGCCAACAGTCGCCCGATCTTCTGATTTGCGCCTCCGTCTTCGGCAATGAGCCATGCCAGGATGACGTCGGCGAGCTGGAGGTTAAATAGTCCGGCGTCCATCTTGCGCGAGAGCAGCTGAATTTCACGATCCTCCTCTGCATCGCGTGAATTTATCGACTCTTGCTGATGCGCCTCTTCGGCGGCTTTTATGCGCGTGGTATAGTCTCTGTGTAGCTTTACTAATTTGGTCGTCTTTTCGTAGTCCTTTTCGACGAATTTGGCCAGCAAGCGTATCCGTTCCGCGGATTCGGCGGGCAGCAGTCGCAGCATCGAGGCGAATATGGAGAGCAAGGGCCCAATGAGGCGGTTATCTTGCGTCTTGTTGAACAGGGTAAATGTGGTTTTCAGTCCTCCTGCCTCGACTATTCTCTGGCATATCTCGACACTGGTGGCACCGCCTGTCGCGTGATCCAACAGGCGTAATGACGGGTTCTTTGCCATTTTGCTCTCCTTGATCATGATGAGACAGAGTTCGGTTCCTTCAGCTTCGAGGAACTTGGCTCTCCCAGCAGGTATGTCGACCAGACATGTAAGACTTTCGAATAGATTCTCTACAAACTCCTCCTCTGGGCTTCCCTTTTCTGGATCTCGTCGACGATAAGGAGCTACTAGCTGAAGCATAGTGTCAATGATGTCTAAGCTGATTAGCTTGTCGCAGTTTTCGGGCGCTGTCTGAGCGAGAATAGCCAGGATCTCCGCAGCATACTGCTTGTTCTGGGTCACCGGCGACTCGCTGCGCTGAatgcgctgcagcagccacttCAGCAGGGCGTCCTCTTCGCACATTCGCGTAGTGACGGATTTCTGGGAGCTGAGATTTTCTAACACACTGAGAGAATGATAAACGCCTGTGCGATCAGACTCGTCCTCTTCGTTGAAGCGGGTCAAGTTGGACACTAGCAGGCCAAACAGGTCACTGTCAATTAATGCGCCAACTAACGTGTCCCATTGCTCAGTCTCTGTAACGACGTCATCGTCTGTAAGCTCTCCGATGATCTCAATGGCATCAATGGCGATGTCTGTATTCTCGTGCGTCAGCAGGCTGACCAAGCTCCCTGCACTTCCCAGTTTGACGAACTCCTCGTACAGCTCCGAGGATTCAGCAAGCAGAGAGAGATTCTTTATTTCAGCATCAAGATCGGCTTCGCTGTCGATGAACTTGTGCGGCTCGTCCTCGAACCTGGCGCGCAGTTCCGAGTTCTTGGtgatgagcttctcgagGTTGAGCGCCGTTCTTCTGAGCCAGGCGCCGTCTATCTTGCCCACGTCACCGCCTGCTTCGGCTTTGTCGACGAAATCGAGGATCTCGGATTCTTGCTTGgagatgccgccgccgaagaagcgaccttcttcgtcatcgccgGCGTCGTCTTCCGGTGGCAATTCGGGGCCGaattcatcgtcatcggcgGGATTCTCTTCTACTTCGTCTTCGACTTGGGCATGGCGATGGACGGTGCGGTCGCTCAGCTTGGTGGCTTTGTAAATTTCATCTGTGGAGAGCAGCCAATTGGTTAGCATCAAGCCAAGTACAATGTTGGTCTATGGCCTGTCATTCTTGACAATGCATTGTGATGCAGCGTCTCGTGTTCTCACTTACTGGGGTCGCGAATCGGCTGCTCGAGTTTGCGCTTGCTGATGGAGCCTGATGCCTGAGAGCAGGTAGTTAGTAAGAATACACATGCATATGTCAATGCGCGGAACCCAAAGAGCCGTATTCTTCCTCATACCTTGAAAATGTCATCAACATTCGCCATTGTGTCCACGCAAGAGCTCTGTTGTGATATTTATCCAGTTACAGCTGCTATGCATCCAAGTATACACTAAAGCTCCTAGCATCATAGGCCTAGGTCTAGCAGCTCTGGCACCTTTATCGCAGCCCCTGTCCTTCAGTTACGGCACTCGCGGGGCGATAAGGTTCTACTCCGGATTTGCGCTCTACAGAGGCAGCGATCCGCTAACGGGGCACCAGATCCCAAAACGGTTAGTCCGCATCATGCCAGACATTCGAGGCTGCATTGGCCAATTAGGATGCCTGGGAGCCTGGCATTTCCTACTTTGGCACAAACGTGTACTAGTGTACTGGTACCCGTCCATTTGGAGCAGCACAACGGCCAGGGGTTGGAAAAGGGGACGAGACGCTGTGGGTTAGGGGTCGGTTTTAAGGGCTCCATGCAGCGGCATTGGCCTGCGAGTTTGGCACTAAGCGACAAGCTGCTGGGACAGGCGTCTCTTTAGCCTCAAGCGAGCAACTCTAGACGGCCGACTGGTCACTATCAGGGGGAGGTTTTGTGGCCTGGCAGCGGCGGGCCTGACAGCGGTAATATCGTGTGGTAGCACCACATGGTTGCGGCGGTGAGCGCTGTGATCAGCGGTGCATGCCAGGCGCTGTCGGCGCTGTGGGCGGCGTCTGGtcctcgccagcgccaggcacaggtaccggtacttgAGCTTGGGCTGGTGCTTCGCAGCAAAGCAACTCCCAGCCTGTCCCCACGATCCACCGTCCAGGGAACGTCCATCCAAATCCCCGATTTTCTCTGCGCTGGGTGCATGCAGACGGGATTtacagcagctgctgtgggATGCGGCCGATCTGAGCGTCTctgtgcctctctctctcacatcCTGCCGCGATCTGGCTTCAGCTCGAATCGCTAAAACAAAACATTAAGTCGGATCGTGTTTGTGGTCATGGCTATCTGCCGCACAAGCGCGATATCCAGGCCTGCACATCTCCACGACCCACGTTGTACGAGTAAGATTGACCCGGGAGAGGCGACTATTGGCTGACACGGGAGCCTGCTCTAATCTGGTAACTTGCAGAGCATGCAGCAATCGCATCCCTTTGACGATAACATCATCTCCCGCCGAGCAAATCGCTCTGCTCCCACCGAAccctcgtcgccgccgccgccgccaccgcagGCGTCGCTACGAGAGGCTCCCGGCATTGAGGCCGTGCTGTCGAGCCCGCCCAAGCCGCCAGTTCTGCGCTCCGTCTTCTCGTCCGCCCGCCTGCCGCGAAGCTCGTCGCTGATCCCGCCGCTGCACGGCTCGCCGCCCAACGCCAGCATTGCTGCTAATAATACGCAGCCTCACCACGCAAACGCAAGCCATCAGACGCATCGCGGCACCGTGCACCCCCCCGTCAGTCTCAAGCGGCCGTCAACACCGTCGCCGCAGCTCAA
It encodes:
- the RPB2 gene encoding DNA-dependent RNA polymerase II (BUSCO:EOG092D04ZP), whose product is MADYEDDYDYENYGDEDEGITPEDCWTVISSFFETKGLVSQQTDSFDEFTQTTIQDLVNEYSTITLDQPNPPSPPGRTIALRRYEIKFGSVMVSRPTISETDGTVTSLLPYECRDRNLTYASPLYIKITKKVSAAVEREVPLHEMDDAQQEQYARTGEHPTKLEWEEEENGEDDNLGKSDDWKDMVFVGKLPIMVKSKICHLSREQDDSLFLVNECPYDQGGYFVINGSEKVLIAQERSAANIVQVFKKAQPSAYTYTAEIRSALEKGSRLISSMMLKLYGKGDSARGGFGQTIHTTLPFVKSDLPVAIVFRALGVVSDEDILNHICYDRNDSQMLEMLRPCIEEAFCVQDREVALDFIGKRGNRDQAGLGREKRVRVAKDILQKETLPHISQTEGSETRKAFFLGYMVHKLLQCALGRREPDDRDHFGKKRLDLAGPLLAKLFRGIMRRMNTELANYLRRCVEGNRHFNLAVGIKPGTLSNGLKYSLATGNWGDQKKAMSSTAGVSQVLNRYTFASTLSHLRRTNTPIGRDGKLAKPRQLHNTHWGLVCPAETPEGQACGLVKNLSLMCYVSVGSPSEPLIEFMINRGMEVVEEYEPLRYPHATKIFVNGVWVGIHQDPKHLVNQVLDTRRKSYLQYEVSLIRDIRDQEFKIFSDAGRVMRPVFTVQQEDDPETGINKGHLVLTKDLVNRLAKEQAEPPEDPSMKLGWEGLIRAGAVEYLDAEEEETAMICMTPEDLELYRLQKAGIATDEDMGDDPNKRLKTKTNPTTHMYTHCEIHPSMILGICASIIPFPDHNQSPRNTYQSAMGKQAMGFFLTNYSRRMDTMANILYYPQKPLGTTRSMEFLKFRELPAGQNAIVAIACYSGYNQEDSVIMNQSSIDRGLFRSLFFRSYSDQEKKVGLNYTEVFEKPFHQNTLRMKHGTYDKLDEDGIVAPGVRVSGEDIIIGKTAPIDPETQDLGTRTTMHQRRDISTPLRSTENGIVDQVIVTVNADNVKYVKVRVRTTKIPQIGDKFASRHGQKGTIGVTYRQEDMPFTREGLTPDIIINPHAIPSRMTIAHLIECLLSKVSTLEGMEGDATPFTDVTVDSVSELLRKHGYQSRGFEIMYNGHTGRKLRAQVFFGPTYYQRLRHMVDDKIHARARGPVQIMTRQPVEGRARDGGLRFGEMERDCMIAHGAASFLKERLFEVSDAFRVHICEICGLMTPIANLSKQSFECRPCKNKTKIAQIHIPYAAKLLFQELQSMNIAARMYTNRSGASIR
- a CDS encoding uncharacterized protein (TransMembrane:1 (o6-25i)); this encodes MSQASRVALATTCTFTCGMIAWVHFRQRQEKDVMHQGVVRDMERQRIKRERELDFDMQRQLEAEYKREQNVHNSLEPLSSNSAPPK
- a CDS encoding uncharacterized protein (BUSCO:EOG092D4UER) — translated: MSAQNSAGIQTLLDAEREASKIVQKAREFRTKRVKEARDEAKKEIADYKASKEDEFKKFEAEHSKGNEAAEQEANKEAEKQIAVIKEAGKKNQETVVKNLLQAVFDVKPVAA